One window of Biomphalaria glabrata chromosome 6, xgBioGlab47.1, whole genome shotgun sequence genomic DNA carries:
- the LOC106072156 gene encoding outer dense fiber protein 3-B-like produces the protein MVYEYTKPRCPIAAMYSSPGPAYGLPTLVGEKFHDPRSVHVKYPAYSFGVRHGKFKDDSGPGPCYYPNPKVYRDGYDGTPHYSLYDRQKDTMAFKTPGPGAYCPENGGQMTKPNAPAYSFGTRSRHRQTDNVPAANSYTLPSMIGQTVQSGKPQAPCYSLRGRPNLASIELNKAPGPDAYNTTDPSVYKDKAPLYSITGRNMMPGDVTQKPGPGAHLPHPNVVRAQSPCYSFGIKHSPYLTSLVVDIPSIECRPCD, from the exons ATGGTTTATGAGTACACAAAACCAAGATGTCCCATAGCAGCGATGTACTCGTCCCCCGGACCTGCTTATGGCCTGCCAACTCTTGTAGGGGAGAAGTTTCATGACCCCAGGAGTGTGCATGTGAAATATCCAGCGTATTCATTTGGTGTCAGGCATGGAAAGTTCAAAGATGACTCCGGACCTGGCCCTTGCTATTACCCAAACCCTAAG GTGTACAGAGATGGTTACGATGGAACACCCCATTATTCATTGTATGACAGACAAAAAGATACTATGGCTTTCAAGACACCGGGCCCAGGAGCTTACTGTCCAGAAAATGGTGGACAAATGACAAAGCCTAATGCCCCAGCATACAGCTTTGGAACCCGTAGTCGACACCGTCAGACTGATAATGTTCCAG CTGCTAACAGCTACACTTTGCCGAGCATGATTGGCCAAACAGTTCAAAGTGGGAAGCCCCAGGCACCTTGTTACAGCCTGAGAGGTCGGCCTAACCTTGCCAGTATAGAACTTAACAAG GCTCCTGGTCCTGATGCCTACAACACAACTGATCCAAGTGTCTACAAAGACAAAGCTCCTCTCTACAGTATCACTGGCAGAAACATGATGCCTGGGGATGTGACACAGAAGCCTGGTCCTGGGGCACACTTGCCACATCCT AACGTTGTCCGAGCTCAAAGCCCATGTTACAGTTTTGGCATCAAGCATTCTCCTTATCTTACAAGTTTAGTCGTAGATATACCCAGCATTGAATGTCGGCCCTGCGACTGA